In a single window of the Agromyces sp. H17E-10 genome:
- a CDS encoding bifunctional folylpolyglutamate synthase/dihydrofolate synthase: MNDDFEPEARDAADAVYASLIARVGEGAPRPRLEPTRRTVELLGDPHRSAPVIHITGTNGKTSTSRMIESLLRASGLRTGLLTSPHLVRFTERIRIDGESISDEAVARNWEEILPFIAIVDAELEQAGEQPLTYFEALTVLAFACFADAPVDVVVLEVGMGGEWDSTNVADGQVAVFTPIALDHQARLGSTIEAIARTKSGIIKPAAAVVTARQSDEALRVLEDAAELTESTLAVEDDAFAVTSTAVAVGGQLVTIRGLAGEYRDVLLPMFGAHQAENAAVAVAAVEAFIGGGTVRLADEVVERGLGEATSPGRLQVIGTEPTVLVDAAHNPHGARSLVAALDAVFDFDEIAVVFGVVDDKDAEGIVGELSAITGPFLVTAPDSERALSADVLAPIVAARAGDRVTVAERLDDALEQARDWAGAGPKRAVLVTGSIVLVGEAMAYADDHEWGSA, translated from the coding sequence GTGAACGACGACTTCGAACCCGAAGCCCGCGACGCGGCCGACGCCGTGTACGCGTCGCTCATCGCGCGTGTCGGCGAGGGCGCGCCGCGACCCCGTCTCGAACCGACCCGCCGGACCGTCGAACTGCTCGGCGACCCGCACCGGTCGGCACCCGTGATCCACATCACGGGCACGAACGGCAAGACGTCGACGAGTCGCATGATCGAGAGCCTGCTGCGCGCCTCGGGCCTGCGCACCGGCCTGCTCACGAGCCCGCACCTCGTGCGGTTCACCGAGCGCATCCGGATCGACGGTGAGTCGATCTCCGATGAGGCGGTCGCCCGCAACTGGGAGGAGATCCTCCCGTTCATCGCGATCGTCGACGCCGAGCTCGAGCAGGCGGGCGAACAGCCGCTCACCTACTTCGAGGCGCTGACCGTGCTCGCGTTCGCGTGCTTCGCGGATGCCCCGGTCGACGTCGTCGTGCTCGAGGTCGGCATGGGCGGCGAGTGGGACTCGACGAACGTGGCCGACGGCCAGGTCGCCGTGTTCACGCCCATCGCGCTCGACCACCAGGCTCGCCTCGGTTCCACGATCGAGGCGATCGCGCGAACGAAGTCGGGCATCATCAAGCCCGCCGCGGCCGTCGTGACCGCCCGGCAGTCCGACGAGGCGCTGCGCGTGCTCGAGGACGCGGCCGAGCTCACCGAGTCGACGCTCGCCGTCGAGGACGACGCCTTCGCCGTCACGTCCACGGCCGTCGCGGTCGGCGGGCAGCTCGTCACGATCCGCGGGCTCGCGGGGGAGTACCGAGACGTGCTGCTGCCCATGTTCGGTGCCCACCAGGCCGAGAACGCGGCCGTCGCCGTCGCCGCGGTCGAGGCCTTCATCGGCGGCGGAACCGTCCGGCTGGCCGACGAGGTCGTCGAGCGCGGCCTCGGCGAAGCCACGTCGCCCGGCCGCCTGCAGGTCATCGGCACCGAGCCGACGGTGCTCGTCGATGCGGCGCACAACCCGCACGGCGCGCGTTCGCTCGTGGCCGCGCTCGACGCGGTCTTCGACTTCGACGAGATCGCCGTCGTGTTCGGCGTCGTCGACGACAAGGACGCCGAGGGCATCGTCGGCGAACTCTCCGCGATCACCGGGCCGTTCCTCGTGACCGCGCCCGACTCGGAGCGTGCGCTCTCCGCCGACGTGCTCGCGCCGATCGTGGCCGCCCGTGCCGGAGACCGCGTGACCGTGGCCGAGCGCCTCGACGACGCGCTCGAGCAGGCGCGCGACTGGGCCGGCGCCGGGCCGAAGCGAGCGGTGCTCGTCACCGGTTCGATCGTGCTCGTCGGCGAGGCGATGGCGTACGCGGACGATCACGAATGGGGGAGCGCATGA
- a CDS encoding DUF4233 domain-containing protein, which produces MSDDVQRPDDVNGTDEAHGIDTPGDPASDAATAPARAPRSIRQSLAAIVLAFETIVVFLAALVIWGLAQGDAALGVESALPSWAALAAGGVIILGLIATIGLLRYRWAYTLGWVLQVLIVVSGFINPAMFVVGALFGGMWWYCMVAGSRIDRERAAFAAPGKDQQ; this is translated from the coding sequence ATGAGCGACGACGTACAGCGTCCCGATGACGTGAACGGCACCGACGAAGCGCACGGCATCGATACTCCCGGCGATCCGGCATCCGATGCCGCCACCGCGCCCGCTCGGGCGCCGCGGTCGATCCGGCAGAGCCTCGCCGCGATCGTGCTCGCCTTCGAGACGATCGTGGTGTTCCTCGCGGCGCTCGTCATCTGGGGGCTCGCGCAGGGCGACGCCGCCCTGGGCGTCGAGTCGGCGCTTCCGTCGTGGGCGGCGCTCGCCGCCGGCGGCGTCATCATCCTCGGCCTGATCGCGACGATCGGACTGCTGCGCTACCGCTGGGCCTACACGCTCGGCTGGGTGCTGCAGGTGCTCATCGTCGTCTCGGGCTTCATCAACCCGGCGATGTTCGTCGTCGGGGCGCTCTTCGGCGGCATGTGGTGGTACTGCATGGTGGCCGGGAGCCGGATCGACCGAGAGCGCGCGGCATTCGCCGCGCCGGGAAAGGACCAGCAATGA
- the ndk gene encoding nucleoside-diphosphate kinase: protein MTTAIEETLVLVKPDGVARNLTGEILRRIEAKGYSLVDIRLVQADRGLLAKHYAEHEGKPFYEPLVEFMESGPVVAIRVAGNRVIEGFRVLAGTTDPTTAAPGTIRGDFGRDWGLKVQQNLVHGSDSPESAERELALWFA from the coding sequence ATGACCACTGCGATCGAAGAGACCCTCGTCCTCGTGAAGCCCGACGGGGTCGCCCGCAACCTGACCGGTGAGATCCTTCGCCGCATCGAGGCCAAGGGCTACTCGCTCGTCGACATCCGCCTCGTGCAGGCCGACCGTGGGCTGCTCGCGAAGCACTACGCCGAGCACGAGGGCAAGCCCTTCTACGAGCCGCTCGTCGAGTTCATGGAGTCGGGCCCCGTCGTCGCGATCCGCGTGGCCGGCAACCGCGTGATCGAGGGATTCCGGGTGCTCGCCGGCACGACCGACCCGACGACCGCCGCGCCGGGCACGATCCGCGGCGACTTCGGTCGCGACTGGGGCCTGAAGGTGCAGCAGAACCTCGTGCACGGCTCCGACTCGCCCGAGTCGGCCGAGCGCGAGCTCGCTCTCTGGTTCGCCTGA
- a CDS encoding vitamin K epoxide reductase family protein: MPDTAERSKPLALAIFLIIAGALGLLAAFELSVEKVLTLQDPSHVPNCNVGVLVGCSTNLASWQGAVFGFPNPFVGLMAWPVVITIAVAILAGATFARWFWIGFNVGVAGALVFVGWLIAQSIYVLDVLCPWCMLTWAVTIPTFWALTLYNLREGHIPASARVRRLAGAWFKWVPLITVISYAIVILLAQAQMDAIPRVMIDLQNLF; encoded by the coding sequence ATGCCCGACACCGCCGAGCGCTCCAAGCCGCTCGCCCTCGCGATCTTCCTCATCATCGCCGGAGCCCTCGGGCTGCTCGCCGCCTTCGAGTTGTCGGTCGAGAAGGTGCTCACGCTGCAGGATCCGAGCCACGTGCCGAACTGCAACGTGGGCGTGCTCGTCGGGTGCAGCACGAACCTGGCCTCGTGGCAGGGCGCGGTCTTCGGGTTCCCGAACCCGTTCGTCGGGCTCATGGCCTGGCCCGTCGTCATCACGATCGCCGTGGCGATCCTCGCGGGCGCGACCTTCGCGCGCTGGTTCTGGATCGGCTTCAACGTCGGCGTGGCGGGCGCACTGGTGTTCGTCGGCTGGCTCATCGCCCAGAGCATCTACGTGCTCGACGTGCTGTGCCCGTGGTGCATGCTCACGTGGGCCGTCACCATTCCGACGTTCTGGGCGCTGACGCTGTACAACCTGCGCGAGGGGCATATTCCGGCCTCGGCACGCGTCCGCCGGCTCGCCGGCGCGTGGTTCAAGTGGGTGCCCCTCATCACCGTCATCAGCTACGCGATCGTCATCCTGCTCGCGCAGGCGCAGATGGACGCGATCCCGCGCGTCATGATCGACCTGCAGAACCTCTTCTGA
- a CDS encoding Rne/Rng family ribonuclease, translated as MVEGNEKNSNEPDSRGSAPKRRGGLFGARRSRRASSEPALESAATEGVTPESPAAPSEPAEAVTPARDADAAADAGSSTAGESTAEAPADEASGDEAPAADETAPAVSPIPATLTTTSLIFHAPPVFEVAERDEPRTDEGSTVRRRTRRRSGEESRPTGDEPANNVVKVRKPREPELITEPQKVKGSTRLEAKKQRRRDGRDAGRRRAVITEAEFLARRESVDRSMVVREKGGRIQIGVLEDGVLVEHYVARNQDASLIGNVYLGRVQNVLPSMEAAFVDIGRGRNAVLYSGEVDWEAAAENGEKNQPRRIELALKPGDRVLVQVTKDPVGHKGARLTSQVSLPGRYLVYVPNGSMNGISRKLPDTERARLKKILKEVLPENQGVIVRTAAEGATEEQLTLDVNRLIAQWADIQQTLEKVQAPALLHSEPDLLIKIVRDVFNEDFQKLIIEGDDARQTIERYLRAVAPDLLERVEAYAGDRDSFDEFRITEQIEKALDRKVWLPSGGSLIIDRTEAMTVVDVNTGKFVGSGGNLEETVTKNNLEAAEEIVRQLRLRDIGGIIVVDFIDMVLESNRDLVLRRLVECLSRDRTKHQVAEVTSLGLVQMTRKKLGLGLLESFSEPCEVCAGRGIIVHHEPILKHRAPQQPERRRNRGGGQSQPQQQPATPAAPHAGTHAITDDAKHALAQIAASTIPHTDAKGDESGLEAAAALAETEAAASAATDAPTGGRRRGRHRRVSQEAGRPEGATAATADAAPAPSAEPVEAALPIIDLPEPASDRKRPVPTAEAEVLLDSVLDALPAPKKAGEGRTRSRRVSTAALSAGGSIPVITRADGDAGDEASDRSE; from the coding sequence ATGGTGGAAGGCAACGAGAAGAACAGCAACGAACCCGATTCGCGCGGCAGCGCCCCCAAGCGGCGCGGCGGCCTGTTCGGCGCCCGACGGTCGCGTCGGGCCTCGAGCGAGCCCGCGCTCGAGTCGGCAGCCACCGAGGGCGTGACCCCCGAGTCGCCCGCGGCGCCGAGCGAGCCGGCCGAAGCCGTGACGCCGGCACGCGACGCGGATGCCGCGGCAGACGCCGGGTCGTCGACCGCGGGGGAGTCGACGGCCGAGGCGCCTGCCGACGAGGCATCCGGCGACGAGGCGCCCGCTGCCGACGAGACCGCGCCGGCGGTCTCGCCGATCCCCGCGACGCTCACCACGACGTCGCTCATCTTCCACGCACCGCCCGTGTTCGAGGTCGCCGAGCGCGACGAACCGCGAACCGACGAGGGCTCGACCGTCCGACGCCGCACCCGTCGCCGTTCGGGTGAAGAGAGCCGTCCGACCGGCGATGAGCCGGCCAACAACGTGGTCAAGGTGCGCAAGCCCCGCGAGCCCGAGCTCATCACCGAGCCGCAGAAGGTCAAGGGCTCCACCCGCCTCGAGGCCAAGAAGCAGCGCCGCCGCGACGGCCGCGACGCGGGCCGCCGTCGTGCGGTCATCACCGAGGCCGAGTTCCTCGCACGCCGCGAGTCGGTCGACCGCTCGATGGTCGTCCGCGAGAAGGGCGGCCGCATCCAGATCGGCGTGCTGGAAGACGGCGTGCTCGTCGAGCACTACGTCGCGCGCAACCAGGATGCATCCCTCATCGGGAATGTGTATCTCGGCCGCGTGCAGAACGTGCTGCCCAGCATGGAGGCGGCGTTCGTCGACATCGGCCGCGGCCGCAACGCCGTGCTCTACTCGGGCGAGGTCGACTGGGAGGCCGCCGCCGAGAACGGCGAGAAGAACCAGCCCCGTCGCATCGAGCTCGCCCTGAAGCCCGGCGATCGCGTGCTCGTCCAGGTCACGAAGGACCCGGTCGGGCACAAGGGCGCCCGCCTCACGAGCCAGGTCTCGCTGCCCGGCCGCTACCTCGTGTACGTGCCGAACGGCTCGATGAACGGCATCAGCCGCAAGCTGCCCGACACCGAGCGCGCGCGCCTCAAGAAGATCCTCAAGGAGGTGCTGCCCGAGAACCAGGGCGTGATCGTGCGCACCGCGGCCGAGGGTGCGACCGAGGAGCAGCTGACGCTCGACGTCAACCGCCTCATCGCGCAGTGGGCCGACATCCAGCAGACGCTCGAGAAGGTGCAGGCGCCCGCGCTCCTGCACTCCGAGCCCGACCTGCTGATCAAGATCGTGCGCGACGTCTTCAACGAGGACTTCCAGAAGCTCATCATCGAGGGCGACGACGCGCGCCAGACGATCGAGCGCTACCTGCGCGCCGTCGCGCCCGACCTGCTCGAGCGCGTCGAGGCGTACGCCGGCGACCGCGACTCGTTCGACGAGTTCCGCATCACGGAGCAGATCGAGAAGGCGCTCGACCGCAAGGTCTGGCTGCCGTCGGGCGGCTCGCTCATCATCGACCGCACCGAGGCGATGACCGTCGTCGACGTCAACACCGGCAAGTTCGTCGGTTCGGGCGGCAACCTCGAAGAGACGGTCACGAAGAACAACCTCGAGGCTGCTGAAGAGATCGTGCGTCAGCTGCGGCTGCGCGACATCGGCGGCATCATCGTGGTCGACTTCATCGACATGGTGCTCGAGTCGAACCGCGACCTCGTGCTGCGCCGCCTCGTCGAGTGCCTGTCGCGCGACCGCACGAAGCACCAGGTCGCCGAGGTGACCTCGCTCGGCCTCGTGCAGATGACGCGCAAGAAGCTCGGCCTCGGCCTCCTCGAGTCCTTCTCGGAGCCCTGCGAGGTGTGCGCGGGCCGCGGCATCATCGTGCACCACGAGCCGATCCTGAAGCACCGCGCCCCGCAGCAGCCCGAGCGCCGTCGCAACCGCGGCGGCGGCCAGTCCCAGCCGCAGCAGCAGCCGGCGACCCCGGCCGCCCCGCACGCCGGAACGCACGCGATCACCGACGACGCGAAGCACGCGCTCGCCCAGATCGCCGCGTCGACGATTCCCCACACCGACGCCAAGGGCGACGAGTCCGGCCTCGAGGCGGCGGCGGCACTGGCCGAGACCGAGGCCGCCGCATCCGCAGCGACCGACGCCCCCACCGGTGGCCGCCGTCGTGGCCGGCACCGCCGCGTGTCGCAGGAGGCGGGCCGCCCGGAGGGCGCGACCGCCGCGACCGCCGATGCAGCGCCCGCGCCGTCGGCCGAGCCCGTCGAGGCGGCGCTCCCGATCATCGACCTGCCCGAGCCGGCCTCCGACCGCAAGCGTCCCGTGCCGACCGCCGAGGCCGAGGTGCTCCTCGACTCGGTGCTCGACGCGCTGCCGGCGCCGAAGAAGGCCGGTGAGGGCCGCACCCGCAGCCGCCGGGTCTCGACGGCCGCGCTCAGCGCCGGTGGCTCGATCCCCGTGATCACCCGTGCCGACGGCGACGCCGGCGACGAGGCATCCGACCGGTCAGAATGA
- a CDS encoding DUF4031 domain-containing protein has translation MTVLIDTPLWPKHGTVWAHLVSDESIEELQAFARRADLPPRAFDLDHYDVPIERYDDLVAAGAEPVSPRELVRRLRRSGLRVTPRERRDRAGSTSF, from the coding sequence ATGACCGTCCTCATCGACACGCCCCTGTGGCCGAAGCACGGCACGGTCTGGGCGCACCTCGTGAGCGACGAGTCGATCGAGGAACTGCAGGCGTTCGCCCGCCGCGCCGATCTGCCGCCCAGGGCGTTCGACCTCGACCACTACGACGTCCCGATCGAACGGTACGACGACCTGGTCGCGGCCGGCGCCGAACCGGTGAGCCCGCGTGAGCTCGTCCGTCGCCTGCGGCGAAGCGGCCTGCGGGTCACGCCGCGCGAACGGCGCGACCGCGCAGGCAGCACGTCATTCTGA
- the rplU gene encoding 50S ribosomal protein L21 — protein MVYAVVRAGGRQEKVEVGTIVTMDRIKADKDGNVQLTPVLLVDGDKITSDAKSLAKVTVTAEVLGDLRGPKIVIQKFKNKTGYKKRQGHRQELTRVKVTGIK, from the coding sequence GTGGTTTACGCAGTAGTGCGCGCCGGCGGTCGGCAGGAGAAGGTCGAAGTCGGCACCATCGTGACGATGGACCGCATCAAGGCTGACAAGGACGGCAACGTCCAGCTCACCCCGGTCCTCCTCGTCGACGGCGACAAGATCACCTCCGACGCCAAGTCGCTCGCGAAGGTCACGGTCACGGCCGAGGTTCTGGGCGACCTCCGCGGCCCGAAGATCGTGATCCAGAAGTTCAAGAACAAGACCGGCTACAAGAAGCGCCAGGGCCACCGTCAGGAGCTCACGCGCGTCAAGGTCACCGGCATCAAGTAA
- the rpmA gene encoding 50S ribosomal protein L27: MAHKKGASSTRNGRDSNAQRLGVKRFGGQVVSAGEILVRQRGTHFHPGAGVGRGGDDTLFALEAGAVQFGNKGGRKVVNIVAVGE; the protein is encoded by the coding sequence ATGGCACACAAAAAGGGAGCGAGCTCCACTCGCAACGGTCGTGACTCGAACGCGCAGCGCCTCGGCGTGAAGCGCTTCGGCGGCCAGGTCGTCAGCGCGGGCGAGATCCTCGTCCGCCAGCGCGGCACCCACTTCCACCCGGGTGCGGGCGTCGGTCGCGGTGGCGACGACACCCTGTTCGCGCTCGAAGCCGGCGCGGTGCAGTTCGGCAACAAGGGCGGCCGCAAGGTCGTCAACATCGTGGCGGTCGGCGAGTAG
- the obgE gene encoding GTPase ObgE, whose amino-acid sequence MVSFVDEVTLYLRAGHGGNGCVSVRREKFKPLAGPDGGNGGHGGDIVLVADPQVTTLLAYHGRPHRSSSNGQPGMGDNRAGAAGDDLELPVPVGTVVKDDEGNELADLAEPGLRYVAAAGGLGGLGNAALATTKRKAPGFALLGTDGDEIEITLELKTIADVALVGFPSAGKSSLIAALSAARPKIADYPFTTLHPNLGVVQAGDHRFTVADVPGLIEGASEGKGLGLEFLRHVERCSALLHVIDCATLEPGRDPISDLDVILAELAAYPVPEGQIPLLDRPQLIALNKVDVPEAKELADFVRPELESRGYRVFEISTVSHEGLRPLGYALGELVDRARAEAAAAPAPERIVMRPKAVDEVAFTVRAEGGSYGTLYRVIGKKPERWVQQTDFANDEAVGFLADRLAKLGVEDELVRAGAVAGSTVVIGKGQGVVFDWEPTLTSTAELITAPRGTDARLDENRRATRAERKSEYHERMDAKAEARAELEREREAGIWVDDEIDPAATAGGDEATEREDER is encoded by the coding sequence ATGGTCAGCTTCGTCGACGAGGTGACGCTGTACCTGCGCGCCGGCCACGGCGGCAACGGCTGCGTCTCGGTGCGGCGGGAGAAGTTCAAGCCGCTCGCAGGCCCCGACGGCGGCAACGGCGGCCACGGCGGCGACATCGTGCTCGTCGCCGACCCGCAGGTGACCACGCTGCTCGCGTACCACGGCCGTCCGCACCGGTCGTCGTCGAACGGCCAGCCCGGCATGGGCGACAACCGTGCGGGCGCGGCCGGCGACGACCTCGAGCTGCCGGTGCCCGTGGGCACCGTCGTGAAGGACGATGAGGGCAACGAGCTCGCCGACCTCGCCGAGCCCGGACTCCGCTACGTCGCGGCGGCCGGCGGCCTCGGCGGCCTCGGCAACGCCGCCCTCGCGACCACGAAGCGCAAGGCGCCCGGGTTCGCCCTCCTCGGCACCGACGGCGACGAGATCGAGATCACGCTCGAGCTCAAGACGATCGCCGACGTCGCACTCGTCGGGTTCCCGAGCGCCGGCAAGTCGAGCCTCATCGCCGCGCTCTCCGCGGCGCGCCCGAAGATCGCCGACTACCCGTTCACGACCCTCCACCCGAACCTCGGCGTCGTGCAAGCGGGCGACCACCGGTTCACGGTCGCCGACGTGCCCGGCCTCATCGAGGGCGCGAGCGAGGGCAAGGGGCTCGGTCTCGAGTTCCTGCGCCACGTCGAGCGCTGCTCGGCGCTCCTGCACGTCATCGACTGCGCGACGCTCGAACCTGGACGCGACCCGATCAGCGACCTCGACGTCATCCTCGCCGAGCTCGCGGCGTACCCGGTGCCGGAGGGTCAGATCCCGCTGCTCGACCGCCCGCAGCTCATCGCACTCAACAAGGTCGACGTGCCCGAGGCGAAGGAGCTCGCCGACTTCGTGCGGCCCGAGCTCGAGTCGCGCGGCTACCGCGTGTTCGAGATCTCAACCGTGAGCCACGAGGGTCTCCGCCCCCTCGGCTACGCGCTCGGCGAGCTCGTCGACCGCGCCCGGGCCGAAGCCGCAGCCGCTCCCGCGCCCGAACGCATCGTCATGCGCCCGAAGGCCGTCGACGAGGTCGCCTTCACGGTTCGCGCCGAGGGCGGAAGCTACGGCACGCTGTACCGCGTCATCGGCAAGAAGCCCGAGCGCTGGGTGCAGCAGACCGACTTCGCGAACGACGAAGCCGTCGGCTTCCTGGCCGATCGGCTGGCGAAGCTCGGTGTCGAGGACGAACTCGTGCGGGCGGGCGCCGTGGCCGGTTCGACGGTCGTGATCGGCAAGGGCCAGGGTGTCGTGTTCGACTGGGAGCCGACGCTCACGTCGACCGCCGAGCTCATCACCGCACCGCGCGGCACCGACGCGCGCCTCGACGAGAACCGTCGTGCGACCCGCGCCGAGCGCAAGAGCGAGTACCACGAGCGGATGGACGCGAAGGCCGAGGCCCGCGCCGAGCTCGAGCGCGAGCGCGAGGCGGGCATCTGGGTCGACGACGAGATCGACCCCGCGGCGACCGCCGGCGGTGACGAGGCGACCGAGCGCGAGGACGAGCGGTGA
- the proB gene encoding glutamate 5-kinase, which translates to MSLRSRSEIPTARRIVVKVGSSSISGENTGQIAPLVDALATAYGRGTEVVLVSSGAIATGMPYLRLDARPSDLATQQAAASVGQNLLMVRYQDALDRYDIVAGQVLLTAGDLENDTPRVNAQRAIDRLLALRILPIVNENDTVATHEIRFGDNDRLAALVAELIGADLLVLLSDVDALYTKPPHLPGAERIARVAFGDELAGVEIGSVGRAGVGTGGAETKVSAARVAAEAGAAVLITATPLVAEALAGVELGTWFEPAG; encoded by the coding sequence GTGAGCCTCCGCTCGCGCTCCGAGATCCCGACGGCCCGCCGGATCGTCGTGAAGGTCGGCTCGTCGTCGATCAGCGGCGAGAACACCGGGCAGATCGCGCCGCTCGTCGACGCGCTCGCGACCGCCTACGGGCGGGGCACCGAGGTCGTGCTCGTCTCGTCGGGTGCGATCGCGACGGGCATGCCCTACCTGCGGCTCGACGCCCGACCCTCCGATCTGGCGACCCAGCAGGCGGCCGCGTCGGTCGGGCAGAACCTGCTCATGGTGCGCTATCAGGACGCGCTCGACCGCTACGACATCGTCGCCGGCCAGGTGCTCCTCACGGCCGGCGACCTGGAGAACGACACCCCGCGCGTGAATGCCCAGCGCGCGATCGACCGGCTCCTGGCGCTGCGCATCCTGCCGATCGTGAACGAGAACGACACCGTCGCGACCCACGAGATCCGGTTCGGCGACAACGACCGCCTGGCCGCGCTCGTCGCCGAACTGATCGGTGCCGACCTGCTCGTGCTGCTCTCCGACGTCGACGCCCTCTACACGAAGCCGCCGCACCTGCCGGGGGCCGAACGCATCGCGCGCGTGGCGTTCGGCGACGAGCTCGCCGGCGTCGAGATCGGCTCGGTCGGTCGCGCGGGCGTCGGCACGGGCGGCGCGGAGACGAAGGTCTCCGCCGCGCGGGTCGCGGCCGAGGCGGGGGCCGCCGTACTGATCACGGCGACGCCGCTCGTGGCCGAGGCTCTGGCGGGCGTCGAGCTCGGCACCTGGTTCGAACCGGCCGGCTGA
- a CDS encoding glutamate-5-semialdehyde dehydrogenase, which translates to MDEPDLDPDVLDDRLAAAKAASYRLARASTAEKDAALAEVAAILRERADEIVAANARDLEAGRDNGLSTGLLDRLALDVRRVGALADAVLEVIALTDPIGETVSGRSLPSGVRIDQVRVPLGVVGAIYEARPNVTIDIAVLALKSGNAVVLRGGSAAEQTNAVLVEVLRSALERAGLPGDAVQTVDDFGRTGARHLMQAREYVDVLIPRGSAGLIRAVVDEARVPVIETGAGVVHMFLDESAPEEWAVELVHNAKVQRPSVCNALETLLVHRAAAERLLPAVIDRLEASGVTVHADERVRAIRPDTVPVTDEDWATEHMSLDLSVGVVDSLDDALAHIRRYSTKHTEAIVTNDLANAERFLNEVDAAAVMVNASTRFTDGAEFGFGAEVGISTQKLHARGPMGLPQLTSTKWIVRGAGHVRA; encoded by the coding sequence ATGGACGAACCCGACCTGGATCCCGACGTGCTCGACGACCGTCTCGCCGCCGCGAAGGCGGCGTCGTACCGGCTGGCACGGGCCTCGACGGCCGAGAAGGATGCGGCCCTCGCCGAGGTTGCGGCGATCCTTCGCGAACGCGCCGACGAGATCGTCGCGGCGAACGCGCGCGACCTCGAAGCCGGGCGCGACAACGGACTCTCGACGGGCCTGCTCGACCGCCTCGCGCTCGACGTGCGCCGCGTCGGGGCGCTCGCAGACGCGGTGCTCGAGGTGATCGCGCTGACCGATCCGATCGGCGAGACGGTGAGCGGGCGATCGCTGCCGAGCGGGGTGCGCATCGACCAGGTGCGGGTGCCGCTGGGCGTCGTGGGGGCGATCTACGAGGCGCGCCCGAACGTGACGATCGACATCGCGGTGCTCGCCCTGAAGAGCGGCAACGCCGTGGTGCTCCGCGGCGGCAGCGCCGCCGAGCAGACCAACGCCGTCCTCGTCGAGGTGCTGCGCTCCGCGCTCGAGCGTGCGGGTCTCCCCGGCGACGCCGTGCAGACGGTCGACGACTTCGGTCGGACGGGCGCCCGCCATCTCATGCAGGCACGCGAGTACGTCGACGTGCTCATCCCGCGGGGGAGCGCCGGCCTCATCCGGGCCGTCGTCGACGAGGCCAGGGTCCCGGTGATCGAGACGGGTGCCGGTGTCGTGCACATGTTCCTCGACGAGAGCGCGCCCGAGGAGTGGGCGGTCGAGCTCGTGCACAACGCAAAGGTGCAGCGGCCGAGCGTCTGCAACGCGCTCGAGACGTTGCTCGTGCATCGTGCTGCCGCCGAACGGCTGCTGCCCGCCGTGATCGACCGGCTCGAGGCATCCGGGGTCACCGTGCACGCCGACGAACGCGTCCGCGCGATCCGGCCCGACACGGTTCCGGTGACCGACGAGGACTGGGCCACCGAGCACATGAGCCTCGACCTGTCGGTCGGCGTCGTCGACTCGCTCGACGACGCGCTCGCGCACATCCGCCGCTACTCGACGAAGCACACCGAGGCGATCGTCACGAACGACCTCGCCAACGCCGAGCGCTTCCTCAACGAGGTGGACGCGGCGGCGGTCATGGTGAACGCGTCGACGCGCTTCACCGACGGAGCGGAGTTCGGATTCGGCGCCGAGGTCGGCATCTCCACGCAGAAGCTCCACGCACGCGGGCCGATGGGCCTGCCGCAGCTCACGAGCACGAAGTGGATCGTCAGGGGAGCGGGTCACGTGCGCGCCTGA
- the nadD gene encoding nicotinate-nucleotide adenylyltransferase, with the protein MGGTFDPIHHGHLVAASEVAQSHDLDEVIFVPTGQPSYKTVVTPAEHRYLMTVIATASNPRFTVSRVDIDRQKATFTIDTLRDIRRERPDADLFFITGADAIAQILSWKDVDELWELAHFVAVSRPGHVLSVSGLPEQDVSLLEVPALAISSTDCRSRVRRGFPVWYLVPDGVVQYISKHHLYRSVE; encoded by the coding sequence ATGGGCGGCACGTTCGATCCGATCCATCACGGCCACCTCGTGGCCGCGAGCGAGGTCGCGCAGTCGCACGACCTCGACGAGGTGATCTTCGTGCCGACCGGTCAGCCGAGCTACAAGACGGTCGTGACCCCGGCCGAGCACCGGTACCTCATGACCGTCATCGCGACGGCCTCGAACCCGCGCTTCACGGTGAGCCGCGTCGACATCGATCGCCAGAAGGCGACCTTCACGATCGACACGCTGCGCGACATCCGGCGCGAACGCCCCGATGCCGACCTGTTCTTCATCACCGGTGCCGATGCGATCGCCCAGATCCTCTCGTGGAAGGACGTCGACGAGCTCTGGGAGCTCGCGCACTTCGTTGCTGTGAGTCGCCCGGGACATGTGCTGAGCGTTTCGGGTTTGCCGGAGCAGGACGTAAGCTTGCTTGAGGTTCCGGCTCTGGCGATCTCGTCGACCGACTGCCGGAGCAGGGTGCGCCGGGGTTTCCCGGTGTGGTACTTGGTCCCCGATGGGGTCGTCCAGTACATCTCCAAGCACCATCTCTACCGGAGTGTCGAATGA